agaatctgaaaatttcttttctccCAATGTGCTAAAACATCGCACGCTCTGTGATATTTTGTCAAAATGCCGATAGGGCAGTTCCAAATGCGAGGCTGTCATTGCTGTCAGTTCCTTTAAACGTGTCATCGAGTTGTTTTGATCGGGTTCTCGGTTCTCGCTCGTTCGAAAAGTTAgtgaaattttcctttttccggacaagaaatcaaatttatagGCCCCGGAAATGGCCACAGCTTCAGCAGCTCCCGCACCGTTACGCCCATGGAACTCGGCACTCAAGCATACCGATCGGGAACGATGGATTTGCATTTATCCAGCTTATATCAATAGGAAAAAGACTCGTCAGGAAGGACGGAGAATTCCAAAGGAGTGTGCCGTCGAAAATCCGTCGTTCCAGGAAATTCGAGATGTTTTACAGGTGTTGAACCTCAATGTAATCGTTGAAAACAAACAGTACTCCCGGGAGAAGAGTaaggtaatttaaaaaaaaaagagtaaagaAATTTCTGATGATAGGGTTACCAgaatcgaaattgaaaaaaaagcaaacttcTAGATGTCGATTTTGAGATAAGATATTTTAGGggctaaaaattaaattgtccataaatttttatttttaaattaactaaaattttggagtAACACAAACACAAATGAATTTAACATTAGTTTTCAAGTGGGCAATTAGCATAATTATCATTATGAATTACGGTCAACCTTTTCTAAATATGAGTTTAATAATCTTCTTAAACAAGGGAAAAATCAGGATATCGATTTTTCAATCTACAATTTAGAGTTGAGATAcattgaatctagaatctagaatgcctataataataaaaaaaataattaaaaaaagtcttAGATAAGAAGTTAAAACTTGAAGGTTCTATTATGAGTGGAAAGCAAAGCCAGCAATATAGATCAAattatagaaaacaaaaaaatatgattccTACTCCtgatttaacataaaaaatcccGACTTcacatgattttaaaatataacatCCGTTCAACCTTTTCTACAGGAACTTGCCTTCCGCGGTCGAATCCGTGTTCAACTTAAGCAAAATGATGGCAAACCGGTCCTGCCGGAATATCCAACCCGGGACAGTATTCTGTTGTATTTGGGAAAAACAATTCCGCAGCTGAAGACCCGGCAGGGCAAACCTACCGAACCTGCCCAGCAGCAAGCATCTGGAAGTTCCGGAGGCGGAGGCGGTGCAAGTGGTGGTGGGGGCAGCAGCGGCGGAGGATCATCCCACAAAAAGGGAAAGGGAAAGAGACGTTAACATTGAGCAGTTTTGCCTTGGTTTGGATTTCGGTTGGTgagtttattattcttttttgtttcttcaaagctttttttattttattttcaatataaaagcATTTATATGACGCGGTGGATTCGTTACTCAATTTTGTACTGAAAGTTCTTCGAAAGCCTAGAAGACGGGATTGAAGAATCGTCCACGTTTCtgaaatgttaaacaaaaattgaagattttgaaagtttaaaaacaaagtttcctCTACTTACCCGATTGAGCAGAAATCGGAACGGTCCCCGATTGACTCGACGATTCGGTAGAAACAGGCCAGGTTGAGCTACAATTTCGTCATTGCCAGGAGCAGCTGGACCCTCCGCAATCGGATGTCCGGGTCTTCTGGCCGCAAGTCTTCTGTAACCTTGCCGCCTCATACCAGGAGCAGCTTCTGGTGCACCCTGAGCAGGTGCCGGACTTTCTGGTTCCTCAGCCTCACCCTCACCTTCGGCTTCTCTTACTATTCGGTGACCTCCCCCGCCACATCCGCAGGCAACCCCATTCGATTGCTTATCCATTGCTTCCAAAGTTGATCCTTGGATAACTGTTGCACCGAAAATAGCCACAAAACAAATGAGAAGCCCCACGCTCATCATCGATAACTGTCCCGGTAGTATCATCGTTGCCATATCTTTAGctttgattgttttgaaaacacTTACCGTTCCTGCTTCGATTCCTTTAAATATATCACCCGATGAGACGTGTTATTGGTAGCGTTAGGCTATCGTCTTTTGTTCTCTAGCGACCGTTGTGGGTGGAATTCATTAATAAAAAGAGTTGAAGCGTTAATAAAGGGGCACGTGGGTGGCCGTTTTTTGCAGTCGTGATTAAGCTATGAATTGATTTTCTTAACATAAAGGTAGCTCCGCTCGTAGTTCTATTGTACGGTTTctagaaaattaaaatcttaaaatagtttttttcgaatttttttaaatttagcatgcAAGGTTCCAAAGAATTCAACATTAAACTCAGGGTCATTCAAATACTAGgtttctaaaatttgtattaagTGATGACCAATATTGTAGGctcatgaatgacaaaaatatatctGAGATTTTCTGAACAAAAAGAAACTAATGAAGTATTCGTttctttttgttcaaaatactcATCTTAAAATTGTTAGGGAGTTCAGCACtttctaaacatttttatttaagtctcaaaaattataaactggtATTTAAAATATTCACTCTGAACTTAAGTTGAATCGTTGATAAACtgaataaagaaaacaattcaatttgattgcaaatatttattttaatgcaTGCaggtgcaaaatttcaattgaaatgaaatgaaattcaaaaccaatcatGAAATCGGATATCCCCAGACATGATCATTTTAGATCATCATCTTAaactaaaatatgatataatctttaaattaatcagttttaaaccaactcaaatcttaaatttatcaaatttgcaaaTACATAACCGAGTTGACGAATCAGTAAGTTgacgaatatgacaaaaaatttcaaaaatgaaagaaatcacaaactttgaaaaaaaaaaaatacaaaaatggcaacaaaATGTCACAGgctataaaaatgacaaaaaaggcaacaaaatgtcagaaatttaaaaaaaaatcaaaaatgcaaaaatgaaaaaaaaaaaaattacaaaaatgaaaaatataacaaaaatggtaaaaattacaacaattataaaaaaagtcaacaatcgAGAATAATATCTTCTATGTACCGTGCGAGACCCAATGGCCGCGAGCTTTCAActtcaatcattattttctccgaaaataaaaaacacattttctgATATCTACTTCTAAGCATCTTACACTTGCCATACTGgaaataaattttgcttttgaggtcagaaaaaaataaaattgtttttgccGGATGCAATTATGTCTGTTGTCGTAAGCGAATGAGCAATCGACTGTTGTTTGTTTCTATCCAAAAAGAGAAAAGTGCTCGTTaatcgccacgctcattttgat
This sequence is a window from Uranotaenia lowii strain MFRU-FL chromosome 3, ASM2978415v1, whole genome shotgun sequence. Protein-coding genes within it:
- the LOC129756572 gene encoding signal recognition particle 19 kDa protein yields the protein MATASAAPAPLRPWNSALKHTDRERWICIYPAYINRKKTRQEGRRIPKECAVENPSFQEIRDVLQVLNLNVIVENKQYSREKSKELAFRGRIRVQLKQNDGKPVLPEYPTRDSILLYLGKTIPQLKTRQGKPTEPAQQQASGSSGGGGGASGGGGSSGGGSSHKKGKGKRR
- the LOC129756573 gene encoding uncharacterized protein LOC129756573, which gives rise to MDKQSNGVACGCGGGGHRIVREAEGEGEAEEPESPAPAQGAPEAAPGMRRQGYRRLAARRPGHPIAEGPAAPGNDEIVAQPGLFLPNRRVNRGPFRFLLNRKRGRFFNPVF